Proteins encoded by one window of Crassostrea angulata isolate pt1a10 chromosome 9, ASM2561291v2, whole genome shotgun sequence:
- the LOC128162549 gene encoding uncharacterized protein LOC128162549: protein METASTPCKVHQCSKCPGDTEYYCVSCPCDLCPQCKENHVKDLQTIDHDVVSHRDKINYIPTQEICVRHPSHVYRKYCEPCQVPVCYHCTQHRNHQQLVITTSYNKTRQQHRGTIHTIRSEALFYRPVLLPRIKTDFKTCRTEFSLYHSEMLTKAQTLNHLIDYIQNDFMCNVFCDFDFKHRCLKQKKEMIVRIVSLQRYLYIYEQRRVIRPLQFLSSIKAALPQIHPILHTSQLSMTESLNKEDVMESLSIQITERGNRRVGNQCLLKLTSVPEFHQSLTVTGVGRCFHISCVTSDRVWVSNWNNLILTDTTGVPLHRVKDSCICYDRGFHTVNTESELIYIDRNYNINKLSKDMKTTTTFMERTDSTWEPWCVYWSPSTGDLLVGMHDKHTGKVTRYNQSGQQTQTIQHDNTGRGLYSVPHYITENNNGDVVVSDYYSGTGAVVVTEHGGRHRFSYTGRPSGSGLEPLGICTDALSHILVCDDKTITVHMLDKDGHFLSHLLTISQEMGRPHGLSYDVNIHRLWVVSRVDNIVCVYRCITRQDALTDQSRVMELLSGIPTPGTDSPQKGNQCLLKLMSPAELLHSITMTDVVRCCHISCVTSDRVWVSDGLKLILTDTTGVPLHRVKDSCSYDIYLLFQAGLHTVNSESELIYIDRNFNINKLSKDMKTTTTRFIERKDSTWQPRCVYWSPSTGDLLVGMCYRYTVTGKVTRYNQSGQLTQTIQNDNTGRGLYSRPWYITENNNGDVVVSEILSGAVVVTEHGGRHRFTYTGPPSGSGLRPRGICTDALSHILVCDGITKTVQMLDKNGQFLSHIQTKSQYIDVPWSLNYDVNTHRLWVGEKNKVCVYRYITRQDALTGKSEHRPRPAGDAIFSSTSVVEWRYLRY from the exons ATGGAAACAGCAAGTACTCCATGTAAAGTACATCAGTGTTCTAAGTGTCCGGGGGACACAGAGTACTATTGTGTATcgtgtccatgtgatctgtgtccCCAGTGTAAAGAAAACCATGTAAAAGACCTCCAAACAATTGACCACGATGTTGTGTCACACCGTGATAAGATCAACTACATCCCAACACAAGAGATCTGTGTGAGACATCCTAGCCATGTTTATAGAAAGTACTGTGAACCGTGTCAAGTTCCTGTCTGTTACCACTGCACACAAcatagaaatcaccaacaattaGTTATTACAACATCCTATAACAAAACGCGACAACAACACAGAGGAACCATTCACACCATCAGAAGTgaggctctcttttacagacctgttctcctgCCACGAataaaaactgatttcaaaacctGTCGCACAGAATTCTCTCTCTATCATTCagagatgttaacaaaggccCAGACACTGAATCATCTCATTGACTATATACAAAACGATTTCATGTGTAATGTGTTCTGtgactttgatttcaaacacagatgtttaaaacagaagaaagaAATGATCGTACGTATTGTCAGCCTACAGagatatttatacatatatgaaCAGAGGAGAGTAATCAGACCGCTACAATTCCTCTCCTCCATAAAGGCAGCCCTCCCCCAGATACATCCTATactccacaccagccagctctccatgactgagtcactcaacaaggaggatgtgatggagtcactgagtatccaaatcacagagagaggaaaccgacgcgtaggaaaccagtgtctgctgaaactgacgtcTGTTCCTGAGTTCCATCAATCTCTCACAGTGACAGGTGTTGGTCGTTGTtttcacatttcctgtgtgacatcagaccgggtctgggtcagtaATTGGAACAATCTCAtcttgacagacacaacaggtgtccctctacatcgtgtgaAGGATTCATGTATTTGTTATGATAGAGGATTTCACACTGTGAACActgagagtgaactgatttatatagataggaattataacatcaacaaactgtcaaaggatatgaaaacaaccaccacatttatgGAGAGAACAGACTCTACATGGGAACCatggtgtgtgtactggtccccgtccactggggatctactggtcgggatgcATGACAAACAtacaggcaaggtaacccggtacaaccagagcGGACAACAGACACAAACCATACAACATGACAACACAGGACGGGGACTGTATAGTGTACCTCACTATATAACAGaaaacaacaatggggatgtcgtggtgtctgactatTACAGTGGGActggtgctgtagtggtgacagagcatggaggaagacatcgtttctcctacacaggacgTCCATCAGGATCAGGACTAGAGCCACttggaatctgtactgacgcgctgtcacacatcctggtgtgtgatgataAAACCATAACAGTACATATGTTAGATAAGGACGGTCActtcctgtcacatctactgacaaTATCACAAGAGATGGGTAGACCTCACggcctgagttatgatgtcaacattCACCGTCTCTGGGTTGTATCACGGGTGGACAACATCGTGTGTGTCTACAGGTgtatcaccagacaggacgctctgacag ATCAAAGTCGTGTAATGGAGTTACTGAGTGGAATCCCAACCCCAGGGACAGATTCACCACAGAaaggaaaccagtgtctgctgaaactgatgtCACCCGCCGAGTTACTTCACTCTATCACAATGACAGATGTTGTTCGTTGTtgtcacatttcctgtgtgacatcagaccgggtctgggtcagtgatggATTAAAACTCAtcttgacagacacaacaggtgtccctctacatcgtgtgaAGGATTCATGTAGTTATGATATCTACCTCTTATTTCAGGCaggattacacacagtgaacagtgagagtgaactgatttatatagataggaattttaacatcaacaaactgtcaaaggatatgaaaacaaccaccaccCGATTTATAGAGAGAAAAGACTCTACATGGCAACcacggtgtgtgtactggtccccgtccactggggatctactggtcgggatgtgTTATAGATATACAGTgacaggcaaggtaacccggtacaaccagagcGGACAACTGACACAAACCATACAGAACGACAACACAGGGCGGGGACTGTATAGTAGACCTTGGTacataacagagaacaacaatggggatgtcgtggtgtctgaaaTTTTGTctggtgctgtagtggtgacagagcatggaggaagacatcgtttcacCTACACAGGACCTCCATCAGGATCAGGACTAAGGCCACGTGGAATCTGcactgacgcgctgtcacacatcctggtgtgtgatggaATAACCAAAACAGTACAGATGTTGGATAAAaacggtcagttcctgtcacataTACAGACAAAATCACAATATATTGATGTACCATGGAGCCTGaattatgatgtcaacactcaccgtctctgggtcgggGAGAAAAACAAGGTGtgtgtctacaggtatatcaccagacaggacgctctgacaggtaagtctgag CATAGACCCCGTCCTGCTGGGGATGCCATATTTAGCTCAACATCAGTCGTAGAATGGAGATATCTTAgatattga